A stretch of the Metopolophium dirhodum isolate CAU chromosome 8, ASM1992520v1, whole genome shotgun sequence genome encodes the following:
- the LOC132950906 gene encoding uncharacterized protein LOC132950906, with translation MEYQKETFVGFQSILTFKCKVCNIKSKLYTENPKTVQVPINKATVHGCQAIGIGHTQLSELFSFLEIPSLSISGYTKVQENVADIVHATAWDEIKKAGEEEKKMALECGDIDVDGTPVITVVADGQWSKRSYRTKYDALSGAATIIGFKSKKVLFVGIRNKYCCICQKSKNSKKVAPDHQCFLNWKKSSTSMEADGVVEGFMKSEEMHGLKYNCLIGDGDSSVTKRLNEIQPYGPNFHIRKIECRNHLMRNYATKLTVIARNTKYPLRVRKYILSNILRFRGDITKAVIHWRNIIGVTKLEKIKGIQRDVANAPYHRLGQHLKCDSYFCNGSKNNDLNLVPEAESSGMMNEIKNYVSRLVLNSESLLENKNNNMCEQFNSLINKHIAGKRLNFSSKRSYNTRVEAAVVSFNSKQYLRKIHKKISNCSPGKFGKRFIKNYERIRTNTLKRRQLFPEARKTKIICTDGPDADYGLAEPLTNQYSPQDFEKKKKEFLTSLENADIKKIEDDTRNQSESEKWYYERKKRITASRFGQVCKMRSSTSCKNTVYNILYAGNVQSKYLQYGRDTEPIARKKAECIIGEKIQICGLIVDPDEPYLAASPDGLIGKTAIIEIKCPYIAKDTSSAIDAINKKLLPYCNIVDNCTKLKKDNIYYYQVMGQLHITRRKLCYFVIYTSNWITVEKIYYEPEFWTSNMAEKLKMFYMDCMLPEIIQPLYPIRMLKSDIKEPERIIKIMTTTNNNFKKM, from the exons ATGGAGTATCAGAAAGAAACATTTGTAGGATTTCAGTCGATTTTAACATTCAAATGTAAAGTGTGTAACATCAAAAGTAAACTTTATACAGAAAATCCTAAAACAGTACAAGTCCCAATTAATAAAGCAACTGTTCACGGCTGTCAAGCAATCGGTATTGGTCACACACAGCTGTCTGAATTGTTTTCATTTCTTGAAATCCCATCGTTATCGATTAGTGGTTATACGAAAGTACAAGAAAACGTAGCTGATATTGTGCATGCAACAGCATgggatgaaataaaaaaagctggtgaggaagaaaaaaaaatggcgtTGGAGTGTGGTGATATAGACGTAGATGGCACACCAGTCATCACAGTTGTTGCAGATGGGCAGTGGTCTAAACGCAGCTATCGGACAAAATACGACGCCTTATCCGGAGCA gctacgataattggttttaaatctaaaaaagtgCTTTTCGTTGGAATAcgcaataaatattgttgtatttgccaaaaatcgaaaaatagtaaaaaagtcGCACCTGATCATCAATGCTTCCTCAATTGGAAAAAGTCCTCAACAAGTATGGAGGCCGATGGCGTGGTTGAAGGATTTATGAAAAGCGAGGAAATGCATGGATTAaagtataattgtttaatag GTGATGGGGACAGCAGTGTGACTAAACGCTTAAATGAAATTCAGCCGTACGGTCCCAATTTTCACATAAGAAAAATTGAGTGCCGAAATCATTTGATGCGAAACTATGCCACCAAACTTACAGTGATTGCTAGAAACACAAAATACCCACTTCGTGTTCGAAAATATATTCTATCGAATATTTTACGATTTAGAGGTGATATCACAAAAGCAGTTATACATTGGAGAAATATAATTGGAGTAACGAAATTAGAAAAGATAAAAG gtatTCAAAGAGATGTTGCTAACGCCCCATACCATCGACTTGGTCAGCATCTAAAGTGTGATTCTTATTTTTGTAATGGAtcgaaaaataatgatttaaacttAGTGCCAGAGGCTGAAAGCTCTGGAatgatgaatgaaataaaaaactatgTATCAAGACTTGTTTTAAATTCCGAAAGtttgttagaaaataaaaataacaacatgtGCGAAcaatttaattctttaataaacaaacaCATAGCCGGTAAAAGATTAAATTTTTCGAGTAAAAGAAGCTATAATACTAGGGTAGAAGCAGCCGTAGTTTCATTTAACTCTAAACAGTATCTaagaaaaatacacaaaaaGATCTCCAACTGTAGTCCAG gaAAATTTGGGAAaagattcataaaaaattatgaacgaATAAGAACCAACACATTAAAAAGAAGACAGTTATTCCCAGAAgctagaaaaactaaaattatttgtactGACGGTCCAGATGCTGACTATGGTTTGGCAGAGCCGCTAACAAACCAATATTCACCacaagattttgaaaaaaaaaaaaaagaattcctTACATCCTTAGAGAAtgcagatattaaaaaaattgaagatgaTACTAGAAATCAAAGTGAAAGTGAGAAGTGGTACTATGAACGCAAAAAACGAATTACTGCCTCTAGATTCGGACAAGTTTGTAAAATGCGTTCTAGTACCAGTTGTAAAAACACCGTGTACAATATACTTTATGCTGGAAATGTCCaatctaaatatttacaatacggCAGAGATACGGAGCCTATCGCTCGTAAAAAAGCAGAATGTATAATTGgcgaaaaaatacaaatttgtggTTTGATAGTGGATCCTGATGAGCCATACTTAGCAGCAAGTCcag atggcTTGATTGGTAAAACggcaattattgaaattaaatgtccATATATTGCAAAAGACACTTCAAGTGCAATAGATgctattaacaaaaaatta ttGCCATATTGTAACATAgtagataattgtacaaaacttaaaaaagataatatttattattatcaagtaatGGGCCAGTTGCATATTACCCGCAGAAAATTAtgctattttgtaatatataccAGTAATTGGATTACGGTAGaaaaaatttattatgaacCAGAATTTTGGACTTCTAATATggcagaaaaattaaaaat gttttaTATGGATTGTATGCTACCTGAAATAATTCAACCACTTTATCCAATAAGAATGTTGAAGTCCGATATCAAAGAGCCTGagcgtattattaaaattatgaccacaactaataataattttaaaaaaatgtga